A stretch of the Medicago truncatula cultivar Jemalong A17 chromosome 5, MtrunA17r5.0-ANR, whole genome shotgun sequence genome encodes the following:
- the LOC11428719 gene encoding uncharacterized protein isoform X1, with the protein MSCSYDAQPSLEHIPLSQTRRQPPRSDSHSQNHRLTPPLHATVKNEYDNCDSQVTYSKVQNDAVGVEKTSVNPSSLWLCSTTSDVPVTMKVEDSDILFSNGDNVGNGNASSQLDFPGPKVKEEIYENSVDDLDHVVLKERQRMLLARRFPFPGLPSPAFEANGGCLSKNIMEQTVEKVNGEFFPVNGKITVARDQCHDTPEGVNTSLTELPPEATSGSSLSTEDASPKSRGPVILACPQGHDRIVKSEEMIMQLDSHGEQGVMPRDNNGPSSSACPTSVKIKDEPWDNSEIHNVNEDVMGSISIKLPVVKSEQEIHSDFNDEQVENMCLTDRLNFLMSRKDTDLNIPMSSYSSLKKTMPSSSVSSSNFSESAEPSRIKCARKRKKTATNSVQTALEEDAPGLLEVLVDKGVLVDEIKLYGERENDEALDESFCEDSFSELEAVITKIFSQRQSLIKFPVIRAGKGSRVSYCLACLISLVEQTRYLKLQKWPVEWGWCRDLQSFIFVFPRHNRIVLERPEYGYATYFFELVASLPVEWQIKRLVIAMKLTTCSRISIIENKELSVGEDLAEGEAKVLTEYGWTPNTGLGTMLNYRDRVVHDRKNVDTSEWRTKIGKLLIDGYVGGAIVMSSIPKRVADYRCDQIPNTDSIIPR; encoded by the exons ATGTCGTGCTCCTACGACGCACAACCTTCACTCGAACACATTCCCTTATCACAAACCCGCCGCCAACCACCGCGTTCCGATTCTCACTCCCAAAACCACCGTCTTACACCTCCGCTTCACGCTACTGTCAAAAACGAATACGACAATTGCGATTCACAG GTAACATATTCAAAGGTTCAGAATGATGCTGTTGGTGTGGAGAAAACCAGTGTGAATCCAAGTAGTTTATGGTTATGTTCGACAACTAGTGATGTTCCAGTTACAATGAAAGTTGAAGATTCTGACATTCTATTTAGTAATGGTGATAATGTTGGAAATGGAAATGCTTCTTCTCAGTTAGATTTTCCTGGCCCGAAGGTGAAAGAGGAGATTTATGAAAACAGCGTTGATGATCTTGATCATGTGGTATTGAAAGAAAGGCAAAGGATGCTGTTAGCTAG GAGGTTTCCATTTCCAGGGCTGCCAAGTCCAGCATTTGag GCTAATGGTGGATGCTTGTCCAAAAACATTATGGAACAAACTGTTGAAAAAGTAAATGGAGAATTTTTTCCTGTCAATGGGAAAATAACTGTAGCTAGAGATCAGTGTCATGACACTCCAGAAGGAGTTAATACTTCACTAACCGAGTTACCACCTGAAGCCACATCCGGATCATCTTTGTCAACGGAGGATGCCTCACCTAAATCAAGAGGACCTGTAATTTTAGCATGCCCTCAAGGACATGATCGAATAGTCAAATCCGAAGAAATGATCATGCAGTTGGATTCACACGGGGAACAAGGTGTTATGCCAAGGGATAATAATGGGCCAAGTAGTTCAGCTTGTCCGACCTCTGTCAAAATCAAGGATGAACCTTGGGATAACAGTGAAATCCACAATGTTAACGAGGATGTGATGGGTAGCATCTCCATTAAACTGCCAGTTGTTAAAAGCGAACAGGAAATCCATAGCGACTTTAATGATGAACAAGTGGAAAATATGTGCTTAACTGATCGGTTAAATTTTCTCATGTCCAGAAAAGATACGGATTTAAATATTCCTATGAGTAGTTACTCATCTCTGAAGAAGACTATGCCTTCTTCCTCTGTGTCGAGCTCTAATTTTTCAGAATCTGCAGAACCTTCACGCATCAAGTGTGCacggaaaagaaagaaaacagcCAC TAATTCAGTTCAAACAGCACTTGAGGAGGACGCCCCTGGCCTCTTGGAG GTATTGGTGGACAAAGGTGTCTTAGTAGATGAAATTAAGCTTTATGGAGAGAGGGAGAATGATGAAGCGCTTGATGAATCGTTTTGCGAAGATAGCTTTTCAGAGCTTGAAGCTGTGATAACAAAG ATTTTCTCTCAACGCCAATCTTTAATAAAATTCCCGGTCATTCGTGCTGGAAAGGGTTCGAGAGTGAGTTATTGCTTGGCTTGCCTAATCTCACTAGTGGAGCAG ACACGATATTTGAAGCTTCAAAAATGGCCTGTCGAGTGGGGTTGGTGCAGAGATCttcaatcatttatttttgtttttccgaGGCATAACAG GATAGTACTGGAACGCCCTGAATATGGTTACGCAACCTACTTCTTTGAACTGGTAGCATCCTTACCTGTGGAATGGCAGATCAAGCGGTTGGTGATTGCAATGAAGCTGACTACCTGTAGCAGGATTTCTATTATTGAGAACAAAGAATTATCGGTTGGAGAAGATTTGGCTGAAGGTGAGGCGAAGGTATTAACGGAATATGGATGGACCCCAAACACTGGCCTGGGAACCATGCTTAATTACCGTGATAGAGTTGTGCATGATAGGAAGAATGTGGACACATCAGAGTGGCGAACTAAAATAGGGAAGTTGCTGATAGATGGTTATGTTGGTGGAGCCATAGTGATGTCCAGCATCCCAAAAAGAGTTGCAGATTACAGGTGTGATCAAATTCCCAACACAGACTCTATTATTCCGCGGTGA
- the LOC11428719 gene encoding uncharacterized protein isoform X2 yields the protein MKVEDSDILFSNGDNVGNGNASSQLDFPGPKVKEEIYENSVDDLDHVVLKERQRMLLARRFPFPGLPSPAFEANGGCLSKNIMEQTVEKVNGEFFPVNGKITVARDQCHDTPEGVNTSLTELPPEATSGSSLSTEDASPKSRGPVILACPQGHDRIVKSEEMIMQLDSHGEQGVMPRDNNGPSSSACPTSVKIKDEPWDNSEIHNVNEDVMGSISIKLPVVKSEQEIHSDFNDEQVENMCLTDRLNFLMSRKDTDLNIPMSSYSSLKKTMPSSSVSSSNFSESAEPSRIKCARKRKKTATNSVQTALEEDAPGLLEVLVDKGVLVDEIKLYGERENDEALDESFCEDSFSELEAVITKIFSQRQSLIKFPVIRAGKGSRVSYCLACLISLVEQTRYLKLQKWPVEWGWCRDLQSFIFVFPRHNRIVLERPEYGYATYFFELVASLPVEWQIKRLVIAMKLTTCSRISIIENKELSVGEDLAEGEAKVLTEYGWTPNTGLGTMLNYRDRVVHDRKNVDTSEWRTKIGKLLIDGYVGGAIVMSSIPKRVADYRCDQIPNTDSIIPR from the exons ATGAAAGTTGAAGATTCTGACATTCTATTTAGTAATGGTGATAATGTTGGAAATGGAAATGCTTCTTCTCAGTTAGATTTTCCTGGCCCGAAGGTGAAAGAGGAGATTTATGAAAACAGCGTTGATGATCTTGATCATGTGGTATTGAAAGAAAGGCAAAGGATGCTGTTAGCTAG GAGGTTTCCATTTCCAGGGCTGCCAAGTCCAGCATTTGag GCTAATGGTGGATGCTTGTCCAAAAACATTATGGAACAAACTGTTGAAAAAGTAAATGGAGAATTTTTTCCTGTCAATGGGAAAATAACTGTAGCTAGAGATCAGTGTCATGACACTCCAGAAGGAGTTAATACTTCACTAACCGAGTTACCACCTGAAGCCACATCCGGATCATCTTTGTCAACGGAGGATGCCTCACCTAAATCAAGAGGACCTGTAATTTTAGCATGCCCTCAAGGACATGATCGAATAGTCAAATCCGAAGAAATGATCATGCAGTTGGATTCACACGGGGAACAAGGTGTTATGCCAAGGGATAATAATGGGCCAAGTAGTTCAGCTTGTCCGACCTCTGTCAAAATCAAGGATGAACCTTGGGATAACAGTGAAATCCACAATGTTAACGAGGATGTGATGGGTAGCATCTCCATTAAACTGCCAGTTGTTAAAAGCGAACAGGAAATCCATAGCGACTTTAATGATGAACAAGTGGAAAATATGTGCTTAACTGATCGGTTAAATTTTCTCATGTCCAGAAAAGATACGGATTTAAATATTCCTATGAGTAGTTACTCATCTCTGAAGAAGACTATGCCTTCTTCCTCTGTGTCGAGCTCTAATTTTTCAGAATCTGCAGAACCTTCACGCATCAAGTGTGCacggaaaagaaagaaaacagcCAC TAATTCAGTTCAAACAGCACTTGAGGAGGACGCCCCTGGCCTCTTGGAG GTATTGGTGGACAAAGGTGTCTTAGTAGATGAAATTAAGCTTTATGGAGAGAGGGAGAATGATGAAGCGCTTGATGAATCGTTTTGCGAAGATAGCTTTTCAGAGCTTGAAGCTGTGATAACAAAG ATTTTCTCTCAACGCCAATCTTTAATAAAATTCCCGGTCATTCGTGCTGGAAAGGGTTCGAGAGTGAGTTATTGCTTGGCTTGCCTAATCTCACTAGTGGAGCAG ACACGATATTTGAAGCTTCAAAAATGGCCTGTCGAGTGGGGTTGGTGCAGAGATCttcaatcatttatttttgtttttccgaGGCATAACAG GATAGTACTGGAACGCCCTGAATATGGTTACGCAACCTACTTCTTTGAACTGGTAGCATCCTTACCTGTGGAATGGCAGATCAAGCGGTTGGTGATTGCAATGAAGCTGACTACCTGTAGCAGGATTTCTATTATTGAGAACAAAGAATTATCGGTTGGAGAAGATTTGGCTGAAGGTGAGGCGAAGGTATTAACGGAATATGGATGGACCCCAAACACTGGCCTGGGAACCATGCTTAATTACCGTGATAGAGTTGTGCATGATAGGAAGAATGTGGACACATCAGAGTGGCGAACTAAAATAGGGAAGTTGCTGATAGATGGTTATGTTGGTGGAGCCATAGTGATGTCCAGCATCCCAAAAAGAGTTGCAGATTACAGGTGTGATCAAATTCCCAACACAGACTCTATTATTCCGCGGTGA